Proteins found in one Phycodurus eques isolate BA_2022a chromosome 18, UOR_Pequ_1.1, whole genome shotgun sequence genomic segment:
- the emilin1a gene encoding EMILIN-1-A codes for METLFYLLAFALARLSWGLGYAEPAVHSGQRAASRHRNWCAYVVTRTVSCVMEDGVETYIKPDYQRCTWGQCPRVAYRTYRRPRYKVAYKMVTEMEWRCCHGYSGEDCHDGPVNAGRPSVTQAGSTQGGGQSGNGDSEKVRQLEETINGLTKDVHNIQTSIHDLNQKFSVLNGAIVPADSAQPHMKETINDIHTKLDHLYNRTQVHDQTLHNINNHLENGGGNDLDGAVIGGGGHRGNHMNTLKEQILTELERRVTLSCSACQAGVEDLRRQQEEDRERVRALEKLISSMDQHFRQSLQIIRSETEESRACCNTVTELEKRLSDLNGQVTSTASKCDTIKGRLDKELTGSGGGKGRVTEDRMNGKLRELEKRVNNTVRKTEQRCTNTGNNLKDSVQRDVTQLRNMVLSQLDDHSFKIGKLELDVAVLGDTVTDHSRRLSQLENVTTFIDRRLIVTTKMCNDTCGLNGKDHQTEDTVKTLEWRVVANQGEIQKFNTRLNDLSVSGDSLADRIINLTDDVKKIIAVTGKDGENFNRIVTEVETLSQDWEDCSICSNVEEDLRLLANSTTTGLNKCQTELNDVRRKVDSGETVCSQVCSNLQEEVGLLREEVEKSSEQCKININDVRNRLDGHTDHNGRLGGDLKSIQGELSKVMVTFRSINDTLKGMDTTIQTHGYTLDDLTDTKDKIDSEVDDLKNDLAEHVDDSSIRFGSLGKDIELIRSNYVTDVGECRRASDGLERRFSKLEGLCGRFDSFSDSLQRIKEGLNQQVSVLWSCVNGLNVTVTSQGYLIDNIQNVQLEKVHSRIHRLNSSLLDLTKEFHDFIRQDFMGPPGLPGPKGERGLPGPQGAVGPQGKVGPQGEQGKQGPAGPPGLRGEQGLAGSDAHVPRLSFSAALTRPMRGVGTIAFNEVFVNENGVYNPRTGYFTAPVRGRYFFSAILTGHKNLKIEAVLSKSNTGVARVDSAGYQPEGLEKPMAEAKHIPGALAVFNIILPMEAGDTVCVDLVTGKLAYSSEPLTIFSGMLVYETI; via the exons ATGGAGACGTTGTTTTACCTGCTCGCCTTCGCCTTGGCCCGGCTGTCTTGGGGTCTCGGATACGCGGAGCCCGCCGTCCATAGTGGCCAGAGGGCGGCTAGCAGACACAG GAACTGGTGTGCATATGTGGTGACCCGCACTGTTAGCTGTGTGATGGAGGATGGCGTGGAGACATATATCAAACCAGACTACCAACGCTGTACCTGGGGCCAGTGTCCTCGAGTGGC GTACCGGACATACAGGAGGCCGAGGTACAAGGTGGCTTACAAGATGGTGACAGAAATGGAGTGGAGATGTTGCCATGgatactcaggggaggactgTCACGATGGGCCAGTCAACGCAGGGCGACCCAGTGTCACACAGGCAGGCTCCACGCAAGGCGGCGGACAGAGTGGAAATG GTGACAGTGAAAAGGTTAGACAGCTGGAAGAAACCATCAACGGCCTTACCAAAGACGTCCACAACATACAGACCTCCATTCATGATCTAAACCAGAAGTT TTCAGTACTAAATGGAGCTATTGTGCCAGCTGATTCTGCCCAGCCACACATGAAGGAAACGATCAACGACATCCACACCAAACTGGACCATTTGTATAATAGGACACAG GTCCATGATCAGACCCTGCACAACATTAACAACCACTTAGAGAACGGAGGCGGTAATGACCTGGACGGAGCCGTTATAGGTGGAGGAGGACACCGGGGGAATCATATGAACACACTCAAGGAACAAATACTGACAGAGCTAGAGAGAAGGGTGACTCTATCCTGCTCTGCTTGCCAG GCTGGTGTGGAGGACTTGAGGCGGCAGCAGGAGGAGGACAGAGAAAGAGTAAGAGCCCTGGAGAAGCTGATCAGCTCCATGGACCAACATTTTAGGCAGAGCCTGCAAATCATTCGCAGTGAGACGGAAGAGTCCCGGGCGTGCTgcaacacagtcactgagctggagaagagaTTGTCAGATCTGAATGGCCAAGTCACCTCCACTGCCAGCAAGTGTGACACCATTAAAGGGCGACTGGATAAGGAGCTGACTGGAAGCGGGGGAGGAAAGGGAAGGGTGACAGAGGACAGGATGAATGGCAAACTGAGAGAGTTGGAGAAGAGGGTGAACAACACAGTGAGAAAAACAGAGCAAAGGTGTACTAACACTGGCAACAATCTGAAGGACAGTGTCCAAAGAGATGTTACACAGCTACGAAACATGGTACTCAGTCAGCTGGATGATCATAGCTTCAAAATCGGAAAGCTAGAGCTCGATGTGGCTGTTCTTGGAGACACTGTTACCGACCACAGTCGACGTTTAAGCCAGCTAGAGAATGTCACAACCTTCATTGACAGACGTTTAAtagtgactacaaaaatgtgtaATGACACTTGTGGGCTCAACGGAAAAGACCATCAGACTGAAGACACTGTAAAAACCTTAGAATGGAGGGTTGTGGCCAACCAAGGAGAAATCCAGAAATTTAACACAAGATTAAACGATTTGTCTGTGTCAGGTGACTCACTGGCAGACAGGATCATAAACTTAACAGACGATGTCAAAAAGATAATTGCTGTCACAGGCAAGGACGGTGAGAACTTCAACAGGATAGTCACGGAAGTTGAAACACTGAGCCAAGATTGGGAGGACTGTTCTATTTGCAGCAATGTGGAGGAAGACTTACGTTTGCTGGCCAACTCCACCACAACAGGCCTCAACAAGTGTCAGACCGAGCTGAACGATGTGCGCAGAAAGGTGGACTCAGGAGAAACAGTGTGCTCTCAGGTGTGCTCAAACCTCCAAGAAGAGGTGGGGCTGCTCAGAGAGGAAGTGGAGAAGAGCAGTGAACAGTGTAAAATCAACATCAATGATGTGAGGAATCGCTTAGACGGTCACACTGACCACAATGGAAGATTAGGAGGAGATCTGAAGTCCATCCAAGGGGAACTATCTAAGGTCATGGTCACATTCCGCTCCATTAATGACACTCTGAAGGGCATGGATACAACCATCCAGACACATGGGTACACACTCGATGATCTGACTGACACTAAGGACAAGATTGATTCTGAG GTGGACGATTTGAAGAATGATCTGGCTGAGCATGTAGATGATTCAAGCATTCGATTTGGCAGCCTTGGCAAAGACATTGAATTGATCAGGAGTAACTATGTGACGGACGTCGGGGAGTGTCGGCGAGCGAGCGATGGCCTGGAACGCCGTTTTTCAAAGTTAGAGGGACTGTGTGGACGCTTCGACTCTTTTTCGGACAGTTTGCAGAGGATCAAGGAGGGTCTGAATCAACAAGTGTCTGTGCTGTGGAGCTGTGTCAATGGACTCAATGTAACTGTCACGTCCCAAGGATATCTTATCGATAATATCCAGAATGTCCAGCTGGAGAAAGTCCACTCTAGAATACACAGGCTGAACTCATCTCTGCTGGACTTGACTAAGGAGTTCCATGATTTCATAAGACAGGATTTCATGG GTCCACCTGGTCTACCAGGCCCCAAAGGAGAGCGAGGGCTGCCTGGACCCCAGGGAGCTGTGGGGCCCCAAGGAAAGGTGGGGCCTCAGGGGGAACAGGGCAAGCAAGGACCAGCCGGACCCCCAG GCCTCAGAGGTGAACAGG GTCTTGCAGGCTCTGACGCCCATGTGCCACGACTTTCGTTTTCCGCAGCACTCACTCGGCCGATGAGGGGCGTAGGAACCATTGCATTCAACGAAGTATTTGTCAATGAAAATGGTGTCTATAACCCTCGAACAG GTTATTTCACAGCTCCAGTGAGAGGGAGGTACTTTTTCAGTGCAATCCTGACCGGCCATAAGAACTTGAAGATCGAGGCGGTGCTGTCCAAATCCAACACCGGTGTGGCTCGTGTTGACTCAGCAGGATATCAACCAGAAGGCCTGGAAAAGCCTATGGCGGAAGCAAAGCACATCCCTGGAGCTCTGGCGGTCTTCAACATCATCCTGCCCATGGAGGCAGGGGATACGGTCTGTGTCGACCTGGTCACCGGCAAGCTGGCCTACTCGTCGGAACCCTTGACCATCTTCAGTGGGATGTTGGTGTATGAGACCATCTGA